Proteins from one Mesotoga infera genomic window:
- the cas3 gene encoding CRISPR-associated helicase Cas3', with the protein MAEEVEITSRFIDYENFFGITRSELNTLVKGISLFHDLGKASSYFQKHLSGMKVDNGLSQHAVIGSIALGHYLDGKIPDELGATILVAMTVVKHHHGKARPLESLIESFDDNQGEIEKIIGTLNNAYLDWMEKSIGERVNLDMPSLVPKIIKWKRNYRKFREKAGIRNYVLFEYLFSLLTWADRVDAAFNDNYNHERQHISPNIVDIFRTSEGFDEPNTDIDLLRNAFYEEAISNLEFTVGSIKGRTGIGKTLATLSLALKKRERTQKEKGYIPRILYCLPFLSIIDQTYETISKVLKTSGIIETSDILMQQHHLTDLSYSKQINGGETEDYDTYLADILLNSWDSEIVITTFVSIFHSMLTEKRNTRFFRLPGSIIILDEIQAVPPKYWKVISEVLEHLAKWGGTKIIFSSATIPQPFFVSSLPLVRREYSLDRYDVKYLGKMSMEEFKYSILEEAVSAAINKKKALMVVANTINCCKELYEYLKDSRNISDEKIHCLSSNLPPAVRKNVIKNIKRKKGFQVLVTTQLIEAGVDISFDYCIRDLGPLDSILQVAGRVNRSCEKKRGELLIVDLVKEDSGRSFSWIYNSTIIWATRDILSNLGASVDEPKIYELGDKYFTQLVNKGLENESLELLEALVNLDFDKISDFSLIEQIKGSVTIPVFLEINNDAKHFWKTYCEVLSEIPPKENKYQYLARKKQAIRNLAPYVVNLRVFYYPGAKTYALPDIQHGFSYVSSDDLKYYYDPKTGLKSDDGSLFL; encoded by the coding sequence ATGGCTGAAGAAGTCGAAATCACCAGTAGATTCATTGACTATGAAAACTTCTTCGGTATTACCCGATCAGAGCTCAATACTCTCGTCAAGGGAATTTCCCTTTTCCACGACCTAGGAAAAGCGAGTAGCTACTTCCAGAAACATCTCTCTGGAATGAAAGTTGATAACGGGTTATCTCAACATGCAGTAATTGGGTCAATAGCTTTAGGACATTATCTTGATGGCAAAATACCTGATGAATTGGGAGCGACCATCTTGGTAGCGATGACAGTCGTAAAACATCATCATGGTAAAGCTAGGCCCCTTGAATCACTTATAGAATCCTTTGATGATAATCAAGGAGAGATAGAAAAAATTATCGGCACACTTAATAACGCATATCTTGATTGGATGGAGAAATCAATAGGGGAAAGGGTGAACCTAGATATGCCCTCCCTGGTTCCGAAGATAATAAAGTGGAAGAGAAACTATAGAAAGTTTAGAGAGAAAGCCGGTATCAGAAATTATGTGCTGTTCGAATACCTGTTTTCTTTACTCACATGGGCCGACAGAGTGGATGCAGCGTTCAATGACAATTACAACCACGAAAGGCAACATATTTCGCCGAATATTGTGGACATTTTCAGAACCTCAGAAGGATTTGATGAACCAAATACAGATATAGATCTGTTGAGAAACGCTTTCTATGAGGAAGCTATCTCGAATCTTGAATTCACTGTTGGTTCAATTAAAGGAAGGACTGGAATTGGTAAGACGCTAGCCACACTCTCTCTGGCACTCAAGAAGAGAGAGAGAACTCAGAAAGAAAAAGGCTACATTCCCCGAATTCTTTACTGTTTACCCTTTCTAAGCATAATTGACCAAACTTACGAAACTATCTCAAAAGTCCTCAAAACATCTGGAATTATAGAAACGTCGGACATATTGATGCAACAACATCATCTAACAGACCTTTCATATTCGAAGCAAATAAATGGAGGTGAGACCGAAGACTATGATACTTATCTCGCAGATATACTTCTCAATTCCTGGGATAGTGAAATTGTCATAACAACTTTCGTGAGTATTTTCCATTCGATGCTTACAGAAAAACGAAATACACGCTTCTTCAGACTTCCTGGTTCTATTATCATACTGGATGAAATCCAGGCTGTCCCTCCAAAATACTGGAAAGTAATTAGCGAAGTACTTGAACACCTTGCGAAATGGGGAGGCACAAAGATAATTTTCTCAAGCGCAACGATTCCACAGCCATTCTTCGTTTCTTCTCTTCCTCTGGTGCGTAGAGAGTACAGCCTTGACAGGTATGACGTGAAATACCTCGGAAAGATGAGCATGGAAGAATTTAAATACAGCATTCTTGAAGAAGCTGTCTCCGCAGCAATTAATAAGAAGAAAGCCTTGATGGTAGTCGCAAACACAATAAACTGCTGCAAAGAGTTATACGAATATCTAAAGGACTCAAGAAATATCAGCGATGAGAAAATCCACTGTTTATCATCGAATTTGCCACCCGCAGTCAGAAAAAACGTAATTAAAAATATAAAGAGAAAGAAAGGTTTTCAAGTCCTTGTGACTACTCAACTGATCGAGGCAGGTGTGGATATCAGTTTTGACTATTGTATAAGAGACCTCGGGCCTCTCGACAGCATTCTTCAAGTTGCAGGACGAGTGAATCGTTCGTGCGAAAAGAAGCGTGGTGAACTGTTGATTGTAGATCTTGTGAAGGAAGATTCAGGAAGATCTTTCTCCTGGATCTACAATAGCACGATAATATGGGCAACTCGAGATATTTTGAGCAATTTGGGGGCTTCTGTAGATGAACCGAAGATATACGAACTGGGAGATAAGTACTTCACTCAATTGGTGAACAAAGGACTTGAAAACGAATCTCTTGAGCTTTTGGAAGCTCTTGTCAATCTGGATTTTGACAAAATATCTGACTTCAGCCTGATTGAACAGATAAAAGGCTCTGTTACCATCCCGGTTTTTTTGGAAATCAATAATGACGCAAAACATTTCTGGAAAACTTATTGCGAAGTTCTAAGTGAAATACCCCCCAAAGAAAACAAATACCAATATCTAGCGCGAAAAAAGCAGGCTATAAGAAACTTGGCACCCTATGTAGTTAACCTTAGAGTCTTCTACTATCCCGGAGCAAAAACCTATGCTCTACCAGATATTCAACACGGCTTCAGCTATGTATCCTCAGATGACTTGAAATATTACTACGATCCTAAAACCGGCCTGAAATCAGATGATGGGAGTTTGTTCCTGTGA
- the cmr1 gene encoding type III-B CRISPR module RAMP protein Cmr1 codes for MGNEPITFRIKTLTPLWTGGADGKMDRIHETGIIGSIRWWYEVIARGLGYYICDPISDNRCKLSGKEKDGEERISKLCPACYLFGTTGWKRMFNLPVTIDGKHTIKGNEPFSQATTNSINKSWLSKVFEKNRYDMNYFGSLELKVLPRCDRHQIVEQLKAVLSIMSNFGSLGAKPQFGYGLFKLADHTEETKESLRMINRFLKENCFIKRSDDKKGFSLKNYWKIETEVGKSLPPANLEYLGKKGKDVYIPMSFEVRYMLRKEYLEKCGSKKATAEIFGGTKGDKWASKVFVSSFYKEDQKNEKYKLRIWGFTARAVSEIVREAIERDYETNNDREIFSFDEMLSEVTQIDS; via the coding sequence GTGGGGAATGAACCAATCACATTTAGAATCAAAACCCTGACACCGCTATGGACCGGTGGGGCAGATGGAAAGATGGACAGAATCCACGAAACGGGAATTATCGGAAGTATCAGGTGGTGGTATGAAGTCATTGCTAGAGGGCTCGGCTATTACATTTGCGATCCGATTTCTGACAATCGCTGCAAACTATCCGGCAAAGAAAAAGACGGTGAAGAAAGGATTTCGAAGCTTTGTCCCGCCTGCTATCTGTTTGGAACTACAGGTTGGAAGAGAATGTTCAATTTGCCTGTAACGATCGATGGCAAACATACAATTAAAGGTAATGAACCCTTTTCACAGGCTACAACCAACAGCATCAACAAGAGCTGGTTAAGTAAGGTCTTTGAGAAGAACCGTTATGATATGAACTACTTCGGTTCGCTTGAGCTTAAAGTTCTTCCAAGGTGCGATAGACATCAAATTGTAGAGCAGCTTAAGGCTGTCCTTTCAATTATGAGCAACTTTGGTTCTCTTGGGGCTAAGCCTCAATTTGGTTACGGCCTCTTTAAACTCGCTGATCATACGGAAGAAACAAAAGAATCACTTCGGATGATCAACAGATTCCTTAAGGAAAATTGCTTTATCAAAAGAAGTGATGATAAGAAAGGCTTTTCGCTGAAGAACTACTGGAAAATCGAAACAGAAGTTGGAAAGTCTCTACCACCAGCGAACCTGGAGTATCTGGGCAAGAAAGGTAAGGATGTGTATATTCCGATGTCTTTTGAAGTGAGATATATGTTGCGAAAAGAATACCTTGAAAAATGCGGATCAAAAAAAGCCACAGCAGAGATCTTTGGAGGGACAAAAGGAGATAAATGGGCCAGTAAAGTCTTTGTTAGCAGTTTCTACAAAGAGGACCAGAAAAATGAGAAATATAAGTTGCGCATTTGGGGATTCACAGCAAGAGCTGTTTCGGAAATTGTTCGCGAAGCAATTGAAAGAGATTATGAGACTAATAACGATAGAGAGATTTTCTCTTTTGATGAAATGCTAAGTGAGGTGACACAAATTGATTCTTGA
- a CDS encoding TIGR02556 family CRISPR-associated protein, whose translation MLKSTYDIGQIVAKGKDETQMYITDIGDAYIHELAIILIKNGETLQYSGCEKREKTRRNYLFREKKGNIKIPISLTLRDAGKGAEVILEKFINFGEHNKTPIASKVASALLESKVAICTSLDEMAGNLPKKEGRFYTVVIREADRELYPGDLDEFKEIFLRNIVSMPSDNTGICFVCGEEKGIGMKASDIFKFASFDKPGFAHEMDDKNYYVNMPLCEDCFSKISLGKRVLDEELSMNFYASKVYIIPRFHSSDNELLEEKVNEIRDIKRISDLKDTVRKDNPYRNFETYMLYDISEGSYSTLNFIFYTVNNQEMKINLSILDVPPSRLRNMSRKISDIEGELRNVFGTQEYSPSVLFGSMYDVFKDNRLRTFFDYIEALFKNQRVSLTPLKRGTLELIGSKKLRGEPYATKAKQLITIALFIERLQQNVEGGIPLMEKDREDRIKEFFEKYPAFFRTDEEKFLFILGQIHSRIARFQREKNIASTVDLKLKAYNMRPLDFMNHFKDLKWKTTQYSNEMDFTRVYGPIMNLFQIADKYLIPSGYDWKASIEDLNYAFLAGELATGVFRRETDQLELETDTVQEIEQ comes from the coding sequence GTGCTCAAATCGACCTATGACATTGGCCAAATAGTGGCCAAAGGAAAAGACGAAACACAAATGTACATAACTGATATTGGGGATGCTTACATTCACGAATTGGCCATAATACTCATAAAGAACGGAGAAACACTCCAATATTCCGGTTGTGAAAAAAGAGAGAAGACGCGCCGCAACTATCTCTTCCGTGAGAAAAAGGGGAACATCAAAATTCCTATCTCCCTTACTCTAAGGGATGCCGGTAAAGGAGCAGAAGTAATTCTAGAAAAGTTCATCAATTTCGGCGAACACAACAAAACTCCTATTGCCAGCAAAGTGGCTAGCGCTCTTTTAGAGTCAAAAGTAGCTATCTGCACATCCCTCGATGAGATGGCAGGAAATCTTCCAAAAAAGGAGGGAAGATTCTACACAGTTGTAATAAGAGAAGCAGACAGGGAATTATACCCTGGAGATCTTGATGAATTCAAAGAAATCTTCCTGAGAAACATTGTCAGTATGCCAAGTGATAATACTGGAATCTGCTTTGTTTGTGGAGAGGAGAAAGGCATCGGAATGAAGGCGAGCGACATTTTCAAGTTCGCATCTTTCGACAAGCCCGGGTTTGCCCACGAGATGGACGACAAAAACTACTATGTGAACATGCCTCTCTGTGAAGATTGCTTCTCAAAAATTTCTCTTGGTAAGAGAGTTCTAGATGAAGAACTTTCAATGAATTTCTACGCATCGAAGGTTTACATCATACCAAGGTTTCACTCTTCAGATAATGAACTGCTCGAGGAGAAGGTCAACGAAATAAGAGACATAAAGAGAATTTCTGATCTAAAAGATACTGTGAGAAAGGACAATCCTTACAGAAATTTTGAAACCTACATGCTTTATGACATTTCTGAAGGGTCATACTCCACTTTGAATTTCATCTTCTATACGGTGAACAATCAGGAGATGAAAATAAACCTCAGCATCTTAGACGTTCCTCCAAGTCGTTTGCGTAATATGTCTAGAAAGATTTCAGATATTGAAGGAGAACTACGGAATGTGTTTGGTACACAAGAATACTCGCCTTCCGTTCTATTTGGATCGATGTACGACGTCTTCAAAGACAACCGACTGAGAACCTTTTTCGATTACATTGAAGCGCTATTTAAAAATCAACGGGTTTCGTTAACCCCTTTAAAGAGAGGAACACTTGAACTCATTGGTTCAAAAAAACTCAGGGGTGAACCTTACGCCACCAAAGCCAAGCAACTTATCACTATTGCTCTTTTCATAGAAAGGCTTCAGCAAAATGTGGAAGGAGGTATCCCTTTAATGGAAAAAGACAGAGAAGACAGGATCAAGGAATTCTTCGAAAAGTATCCGGCCTTTTTCAGGACTGATGAAGAGAAATTCCTTTTCATCTTAGGCCAGATTCACTCGAGAATTGCGAGATTCCAAAGAGAGAAAAATATCGCAAGCACTGTCGATCTTAAGCTTAAGGCTTATAACATGAGACCACTAGACTTCATGAATCACTTTAAGGATCTAAAATGGAAAACGACACAGTACTCTAACGAAATGGATTTTACCAGAGTGTACGGACCAATCATGAACCTCTTTCAGATAGCCGACAAATACCTTATTCCAAGCGGCTATGACTGGAAAGCTTCTATTGAAGATTTGAATTATGCCTTCTTGGCTGGAGAGCTAGCAACTGGAGTCTTCAGGAGAGAAACCGATCAACTTGAACTTGAAACAGATACAGTTCAGGAAATTGAACAATAG
- the cas5b gene encoding type I-B CRISPR-associated protein Cas5b, producing MKVLAFDISSDYAHFRQPYSTTSSLTYAIPPRTAALGIVGAIVGIDSGGFGQSKHIAELEKANTKIGVRLMRKVEKTRFSINYSYTKADASTKNVQHIQVPVEMVKDPVYRFYVTADVKLLEKLEDMTINSECYYTPYLGISEFIAQVKYVGTYSAEVETADKIYTAVQMAKRTNLLFSNGQKIFMETHAASMNSERRVTKYVEVAYEEEGNPLKLRSVDPDSLVVKIFTETGEEAVMLW from the coding sequence ATGAAGGTCCTCGCTTTTGATATTTCGAGCGACTATGCCCATTTTCGACAACCATACTCGACAACATCCTCTTTGACGTATGCGATTCCTCCCAGAACAGCAGCTCTGGGTATAGTAGGAGCAATAGTTGGTATAGACAGTGGTGGCTTTGGTCAGAGTAAACACATTGCCGAGCTTGAAAAGGCAAATACAAAAATCGGCGTGCGGTTAATGAGAAAGGTCGAAAAGACACGCTTCAGTATTAACTATTCATATACAAAAGCTGATGCCTCGACCAAAAATGTACAGCATATCCAAGTCCCTGTTGAAATGGTAAAAGACCCAGTGTATAGATTCTATGTAACTGCAGATGTCAAACTTCTGGAAAAACTTGAAGACATGACGATCAATTCTGAATGCTATTACACTCCATATCTCGGAATAAGCGAATTCATAGCCCAAGTAAAGTATGTTGGAACTTACAGCGCTGAAGTAGAAACAGCAGACAAAATCTACACAGCTGTTCAAATGGCGAAGAGAACTAATCTTCTTTTCTCTAATGGTCAAAAGATATTCATGGAAACTCACGCAGCATCCATGAACAGTGAAAGGAGAGTTACCAAATACGTAGAAGTAGCTTATGAAGAGGAGGGTAATCCTTTGAAGCTGAGGTCTGTTGATCCTGATTCTCTGGTAGTGAAGATCTTTACAGAAACTGGCGAAGAGGCAGTGATGCTCTGGTGA
- the cas4 gene encoding CRISPR-associated protein Cas4 produces MIEINGSLILSYSNCYREAWLMAHRIIPEQDNTFIALGRLIHETSYENRGEKDIAIDNIRLDMVEEKKGRTIVSEVKKSKYSLEGARDQLLFYLLRLKEMGVEANGLLLVPKEKKKIEVSLNPDEETRLKKMCEEIQDLVEGPIPPLERPQNKCQNCAYYTYCWV; encoded by the coding sequence GTGATTGAGATCAATGGAAGTCTCATACTCTCGTACTCTAATTGCTATAGAGAAGCCTGGCTAATGGCTCACAGAATTATTCCGGAACAGGATAACACGTTCATTGCCCTGGGTCGTCTCATTCACGAAACCTCCTACGAAAACAGAGGAGAGAAAGATATCGCCATAGATAACATTCGGCTGGACATGGTCGAAGAAAAAAAGGGAAGAACTATCGTCAGCGAGGTAAAGAAGTCTAAATACTCCCTTGAAGGAGCCAGAGATCAGTTGCTTTTCTACCTGCTGCGCCTGAAAGAAATGGGAGTCGAAGCTAATGGCCTGTTACTAGTTCCAAAAGAGAAAAAGAAAATCGAAGTTAGCCTTAACCCGGATGAAGAAACCAGGCTGAAGAAAATGTGCGAAGAGATTCAGGATCTTGTTGAGGGGCCAATACCGCCTCTCGAAAGACCGCAAAACAAGTGCCAGAACTGCGCATACTACACTTATTGTTGGGTGTGA
- the cas1b gene encoding type I-B CRISPR-associated endonuclease Cas1b — protein MKRMLYLFTSGKLLRMNNTLVFEKEDGKKVHLPVEQTDSICAFGELDLNKRVLEFLTQKQIPLHFFNRYDYYSGTYYPREHLNSGFLILQQVNFYNDPEKRLDLAKKFVSASMTNMLNVLAYYNRRGKDLENAIESLNSLKDRLVETASIDESMAIEGNFRDLYYKCFDAIIDNSSFEFVSRTRQPPLNRLNALISFGNTMLYTTVLGEIYRTHLDPRIGYLHTTNFRSFSLNLDVAEVFKPILVDRLIFSLINKKQIQAKHFAKHLEGIYMNDAGKETFVKEYDEKLKTTIKHPGLKRNVSYRYLIRLELYKIEKHITGEKEYVPWKG, from the coding sequence ATGAAGCGAATGTTGTACCTCTTCACTTCGGGAAAGCTTTTGAGGATGAACAACACTCTTGTCTTCGAGAAAGAAGATGGAAAGAAGGTCCACCTTCCAGTCGAGCAGACGGATTCCATATGCGCTTTTGGAGAGTTGGATCTCAACAAAAGAGTATTGGAATTTCTGACCCAAAAACAGATCCCTCTCCACTTTTTCAATCGATACGACTACTATTCAGGGACATACTATCCAAGGGAGCACCTCAATTCCGGCTTCCTGATACTTCAGCAGGTTAATTTCTACAACGATCCGGAGAAACGGCTTGACCTTGCGAAGAAATTTGTCAGCGCCTCGATGACCAACATGCTTAATGTTCTGGCATACTACAATCGACGAGGAAAAGACCTGGAAAACGCGATCGAGAGCCTGAATTCATTGAAAGACCGACTGGTAGAAACTGCAAGCATCGACGAATCAATGGCCATAGAGGGCAACTTCAGAGATCTCTATTACAAGTGCTTTGATGCAATAATTGACAACTCCAGCTTCGAGTTCGTTTCAAGAACAAGACAACCACCCCTGAATAGACTCAACGCCCTAATAAGCTTTGGAAACACGATGCTCTACACTACAGTTCTAGGAGAGATCTATCGCACCCATCTCGATCCGAGAATTGGATACCTTCACACAACGAATTTCCGTAGCTTCTCTCTGAACCTGGATGTCGCTGAGGTCTTCAAACCGATTCTCGTAGACCGTCTGATCTTCTCCCTGATAAACAAAAAACAGATTCAGGCCAAACACTTTGCGAAGCACCTTGAAGGCATTTATATGAACGATGCCGGTAAGGAGACGTTCGTGAAGGAATATGACGAAAAGCTGAAGACAACGATCAAACACCCTGGGCTGAAGAGAAACGTCTCGTATCGCTATCTTATCCGTCTAGAGCTGTACAAAATAGAAAAGCACATCACAGGAGAGAAAGAGTATGTCCCATGGAAAGGATGA
- the cas7b gene encoding type I-B CRISPR-associated protein Cas7/Csh2 codes for MSIKNRHEILFIYDVKDGNPNGDPMDSNKPRMDVATGVNIVSDVRLKRTIRDHLAEKGEELFVSGDPITSEKRASLLITDLTDETYNKKAVEEALKLHKREGASKLLLEKCIDLRLFGGTVPLTGLNMSITGPVQFRFGRSLHVVDPVFTQGTAAFVSQEGKEQRSFREEWTLNYSCIAFYGVINQNTARHTLMSDLDLNKMLDAIWNGTRDLITRSKMEQLPRLLLDVVYNEGANFHIGELDKGIKFQSEIMEEKVRGVSDFKLEISGLKEMITKYHSRIQEIRYKVDPRLKLVENGSPFDLENLLEGKMKQLAE; via the coding sequence ATGTCAATTAAGAACCGTCACGAAATTTTGTTTATCTATGATGTGAAAGATGGAAATCCAAACGGAGATCCGATGGATAGCAATAAGCCTAGGATGGATGTAGCAACTGGTGTAAATATAGTTTCTGATGTTCGACTGAAGAGAACTATTCGAGATCATCTAGCGGAAAAAGGCGAAGAGCTCTTTGTGTCAGGAGATCCAATAACCTCGGAGAAGAGGGCTTCTCTCTTGATAACTGATCTTACGGATGAAACCTACAATAAAAAAGCGGTTGAAGAAGCCCTCAAATTGCATAAACGAGAAGGGGCATCGAAGCTTCTTCTTGAGAAATGTATAGACTTGCGACTCTTTGGTGGAACAGTACCATTGACAGGATTAAACATGTCAATCACAGGACCCGTTCAGTTTCGTTTTGGTAGATCACTGCACGTGGTCGATCCTGTATTCACGCAAGGAACAGCCGCTTTTGTATCACAGGAAGGAAAGGAGCAAAGGAGCTTTAGGGAAGAGTGGACGCTCAACTATTCTTGTATAGCATTTTACGGAGTGATAAATCAGAATACAGCCCGGCATACGTTAATGAGTGATTTGGATCTCAATAAGATGCTTGATGCCATATGGAATGGCACTAGGGATCTCATCACTCGCTCCAAGATGGAGCAGCTCCCACGATTGCTCCTAGATGTTGTGTATAACGAGGGAGCCAACTTCCATATTGGAGAGCTCGACAAAGGAATCAAGTTTCAATCAGAAATAATGGAAGAGAAAGTCAGAGGCGTATCTGATTTCAAACTGGAGATATCAGGTCTCAAAGAGATGATTACTAAATACCACAGCAGAATACAGGAGATAAGATATAAGGTTGATCCCAGACTGAAGTTGGTGGAAAACGGTTCACCCTTCGATCTAGAAAATCTGCTCGAAGGAAAAATGAAACAATTGGCAGAGTGA
- the cas6 gene encoding CRISPR-associated endoribonuclease Cas6, with the protein MRLRAVFDNEKGISLPLSYSYLLQSAIYDALSNLIPDSHDFGLNVNGRILRPFTFSRLAGQSRQIKEGFISFTPPINLHFSSPLEDFAQAFANGLLKNGGMELKGEKLELKSIEVEPEPPNIGSIDARTISPITIYSTLTTPDGKKKTYFYNPTEKDFTVQLKENLNRKAIALGSPVRAGESFSFKLASRPIQRIVKYKDFVQIAWDFSFKLNTDPELIAIAFDWGLGSKNAQGFGMIEIVERR; encoded by the coding sequence TTGAGACTAAGAGCTGTTTTCGACAACGAAAAAGGGATTTCTCTTCCCCTTAGTTATTCATATCTTCTTCAATCAGCGATATATGATGCACTTTCAAATTTGATTCCAGATAGTCATGATTTTGGATTGAATGTCAATGGAAGAATTTTGAGACCATTCACGTTCTCTCGGCTTGCCGGCCAAAGCCGACAGATTAAAGAGGGCTTTATAAGCTTTACTCCACCAATAAATCTGCATTTTTCATCGCCTCTTGAAGATTTCGCACAGGCCTTTGCAAACGGGCTGCTTAAAAACGGCGGAATGGAACTCAAAGGAGAAAAACTCGAACTGAAATCTATAGAAGTTGAGCCTGAACCACCTAATATAGGCTCTATAGATGCAAGAACAATCTCCCCTATCACAATTTATTCGACTCTTACAACACCCGATGGAAAAAAGAAGACTTACTTCTACAACCCGACAGAAAAGGACTTTACTGTTCAGCTCAAAGAAAATCTCAATAGAAAGGCAATCGCACTGGGTAGCCCTGTAAGAGCGGGAGAATCCTTCTCCTTCAAACTTGCTTCAAGACCAATTCAGCGTATTGTGAAATACAAAGACTTCGTCCAGATCGCCTGGGATTTCAGCTTCAAGTTGAATACAGATCCAGAACTGATAGCGATAGCTTTCGACTGGGGGTTGGGTTCAAAGAATGCGCAGGGTTTTGGAATGATAGAAATCGTAGAAAGGAGGTGA
- the cas2 gene encoding CRISPR-associated endonuclease Cas2: protein MYVLLVYDIGEKRVNKVLKICRQYLDWVQNSVLEGELTKASLETLKKRIERIMNKEEDSVRIYKLRTQDDLTLEILGIDKKQVADDGII, encoded by the coding sequence ATGTACGTGCTTCTAGTTTATGATATCGGCGAAAAACGCGTAAACAAAGTGCTGAAAATATGCAGGCAATACCTCGACTGGGTACAGAACTCTGTACTTGAAGGCGAATTGACAAAAGCAAGCCTGGAAACGCTCAAAAAACGCATTGAAAGAATTATGAACAAAGAAGAAGACTCGGTGCGGATTTACAAACTGAGGACGCAAGACGACCTGACGCTCGAAATATTGGGGATAGACAAAAAGCAAGTAGCCGACGATGGAATTATCTGA